In Parageobacillus sp. KH3-4, the genomic window TGCGAAGGTGCAAGCGCGCAAGTTTGCCATTGTTGAACAGCTGCATAAAGGTGTTCAGCATTTGATGAAAAAAGGAAAGATTGATGTATACGCAGGTTTCGGGCGCATTTTAGGCCCGTCGATTTTTTCGCCGATGCCGGGAACGATTTCCGTAGAAATGAACGACGGGACAGAAAATGAAATGCTTGTACCGAAAAACGTCATCATCGCCACAGGTTCGCGCCCGCGGACGTTGCCAGGGTTGGAAATTGACGGAGAGTTTGTCATCACCTCGGATGAAGCGTTGCAAATGGAAACACTTCCTTCTTCCATGATCATCGTCGGCGGCGGTGCCATCGGCATTGAATGGGCATCCATGCTGAATGATTTTGGTGTCGATGTGACGGTATTGGAATATGCGGACCGCATTTTGCCAGCCGAAGACCTTGACGTATCAAAGGAATTAGAAAAACTGCTAAAACGCCGCGGCATTGCGATTGTGACAGAAGCGAAAGTGCTTCCAGAAACATTGGAAAAAGGGAGCAGGGTCACGATTAGAGCAGAACATAAAGGCGAGCAAAAAACGTTTACAGCGGAAAAAATACTCGTTTCCGTCGGGCGCCAAGCAAACATTGAAGGAATCGGCCTGGAAAATACAGATATTGTTATAGAAAATGGGGTTATTCAAACAAACGAATTTTACCAAACGAAAGAGCCGCATATTTATGCGATTGGCGATGTGATCGGCGGTTTGCAGCTGGCGCACGTAGCATCCCATGAAGGAATTGTTGCTGTCGAGCATATTGCCGGCCAAAATCCGTTTCCGATCGACTACACAATGATTGCAAAATGCGTCTACAGCCGTCCGGAAGTTGCCAGTGTCGGCTTGACGGAAGAAGAAGCGAAAGCGAAAGGGTATGAAGTAAAAGTCGGAAAATTTCCGTTTAAAGCGATCGGCAAGGCGCTCGTGTTTGGCGAAGCGGAAGGGTTCGTAAAAATCGTCGCCGATCAAAAAACGAATGACTTGCTCGGCGTTCATATGGTCGGCCCTCATGTTACCGATATGATTTCCGAGGCAGGACTTGCCCGCGTATTGGATGCGACGCCGTGGGAGGTTGCGCATGCGATCCATCCGCATCCGACGTTGTCAGAGGCGATGGCGGAAGCGGCGCTTGCTGTTGATGGAAACGCGATTCATTTTTAAGCGAATAAAGGGAGGTTGTTGCGATGGCGGAAAATCGTCACCAAGCGCTAGGCTTAAGCGATGAAGCGGTATTGCAAATGTATGAAACGATGTTGTTGGCTCGGAAAATCGATGAACGCATGTGGTTATTAAACCGCGCCGGAAAAATTCCGTTCGTTATCTCTTGCCAAGGTCAAGAAGCGGCGCAAGTCGGCGCGGCGTTTGCCCTCGACCGCACGAAAGATTACGTGTTGCCTTACTACCGCGATATGGGCGTTGTTTTAACATTTGGCATGACGCCGAAGGAGCTAATGCTGTCCGCGTTTGCGAAAGCGGAAGATCCAAACTCCGGCGGACGGCAAATGCCAGGTCACTTCGGGAAAAAGAAAAACCGCATCGTCACCGGCTCATCTCCAGTAACGACGCAAGTGCCGCATGCGGTCGGCATCGCGCTGGCGGCGAAAATGGAAAAGAAAGATTTTATCGCGTTTGTCACGTTCGGCGAAGGGTCATCGAACCAAGGAGACTTCCACGAAGGAGCAAACTTTGCCGGCGTTCATAAGCTTCCTGTTATTTTTATGTGCGAAAATAACAAATACGCGATTTCCGTGCCAATTTCTAAACAATTGGCGTGCGAAAAAGTATCGGACCGCGCCATCGGTTACGGCATGCCGGGCTATACGGTGGACGGAAACGATCCGCTTGAAGTATACAAAGTCGTTAAAGAGGCGGCTGACCGTGCCCGCCGCGGCGAAGGGCCGACATTGATTGAAACAGTTTCCTACCGTTTAACTTCGCATTCTTCCGACGACGACCAACGCGCATACCGTTCCGAAGAAGAGCTTGCTGAGGCGCGAGCCAAAGATCCGATTATTTCGTTTGCGAAATATTTAAAAGAAGTCGGCGTGTTGACAGACGAACTAGAAAAAGAAATTCGCGATCGCGTTATGAAACAGGTGGATGAAGCGACCGACTACGCCGAAAAGGCGCCGTACGCGGAACCGGAACAAGCCTTAAAGTACGTATACGCGGAGAAGTGAGGAGGAAGAAACGATGCCAGTAATTTCTTATATTGATGCTGTGACGATGGCGATTCGCGAGGAAATGGAACGCGACCCGCGCGTCTTCATATTAGGAGAAGACGTTGGAAAAAAAGGCGGGGTATTTAAAGCGACGCAAGGATTGTATGAACAGTTCGGCGAAGAGCGCGTCATCGACACCCCGCTGTCGGAATCAGCGATCGTCGGCGTCGGAATCGGTGCGGCGATGTACGGATTGCGTCCGATTGTCGAAATTCAATTCGCTGATTTTATCATGCCTGCGGTCAACCAAATTATTTCGGAGGCGGCGCGCATTCGCTACCGCTCAAACAATGACTGGAACTGCCCGATCGTCATCCGCGCTCCTTACGGCGGCGGCATTCACGGCGCATTATACCATTCGCAATCGGTGGAAGCGATTTTTGCGAACCAGCCAGGTTTAAAAATCGTCATGCCGTCGACGCCATATGATGTCAAAGGATTGTTAAAAGCAGCCATTCGCGACGAAGACCCGGTTCTTTTCTTTGAGCATAAACGCGCGTATCGCTTAATTAAAGGCGAAGTGCCGGAAGACGATTACGTATTGCCGATCGGCAAAGCGGACGTTAAACGCGAAGGTGATGATATTACCGTGATTACGTACGGACTGTGCGTCCATTTCGCTCTCGAGGCGGCAGAACGCGTCGCGCAAGACGGCATCTCCGCGCACATTCTTGATTTGCGCACCGTGTATCCGCTGGATAAGGAAGCGATTATCGAAGCGGCAAGCAAAACAGGAAAAGTGCTGCTTATTACGGAAGATAACAAAGAAGGAAGCGTTATAAGCGAAGTGGCGGCGATTATTGCCGAACATTGCTTGTTTGATTTAGACGCGCCAATTATGCGCCTTGCCGGTCCGGATGTTCCGGCGATGCCATATGCGCCGACGATGGAAAAATTTTTTATGGTCAACCCGGATAAAGTGGAAAAAGCGATGCGCGAGCTAGCGGCATTTTAAGGAATGAACATCGAGGTGGTTATTTTCGTTTTGTCCAGCTACGCTATTTTTCAAACATAGCTTTTACCCGAGAGAATAGGAGGTTATAATGTGGCAATCGAACCAATTACGATGCCTCAGCTAGGTGAAAGCGTCACTGAAGGCACGATTAGCAAATGGCTTGTATCTGCCGGCGATAAAGTAAACAAATACGACCCAATTGCCGAAGTGATGACGGATAAAGTGAACGCGGAAATTCCTTCATCATTTACAGGTGTGATCAAAGAAATTGTCGCCAGCGAAGGCGAAACGCTGCGAGTAGGAGCGGTCATTTGCACGATCGAAGTGGAAGCGTTGGATCAAGAAGCGCAAATAGAGGAAAAACAGGAAGAAGCGCGAAAAGAGGAGCAAGCTGCAGCGTCGGAGCCGAAAAAGCCGACAAAAGCGAAAGGGCGCTATTCTCCGGCGGTGTTGCGCCTGGCCCGAGAATATAGTATTGATCTCGCTCAAGTCCAAGGGACAGGATTGGGCGGACGGATTACGCGCAAAGATTTGTTAAAACTGATCGAATCCGGAAATATCCCGAAAGCGAGTGCTTCCCAGCCTGCGCCGCAGCCGACACTAGCGCAAGAAGCGAAAAAAGCGGAACAAGCGGCTGTTCTGAAACAGCCGGAGGCGTCAAGCGTTCCTGTTCATGCAGGAGATGTCGAAATTCCGGTCACACCGGTGCGCAGAGCGATCGCCGCAAACATGCTCCGCAGCAAGCATGAAGTGCCGCACGCTTGGATGATGGTCGAAGCTGATGTGACGAATTTAGTGGCATACCGCGATGCGATAAAAGATGAGTTTAAAAAACGCGAAGGTTTCAATTTGACGTATTTTGCTTTTTTTGTCAAAGCGGTCGCACAAGCGTTGAAAGAATTCCCGCAGCTTAACTCGATGTGGGCGGGCGATAAAATCGTGCAAAAAAAAGACATCAATATCTCGATCGCGGTCGCAGCGGACGATGCGCTATTTGTGCCTGTCATTAAACATGCCGACGAAAAATCCATTAAAGGCATCGCTCGTGAAATCGCCGAGCTAGCGGCAAAAGCGCGCACCGGCAGGCTCCGTCCGGAAGATATGCAAGGCGGCACATTCACCGTCAACAACACCGGTTCGTTCGGCTCGGTGCAATCGATGGGCATCATCAATTATCCGCAAGCGGCGATTTTGCAAGTCGAATCGATCGTCAAACGCCCGGTTGTCAAAGACGGGATGATCGCCATCCGCGACATGGTCAACTTATGTTTATCGCTTGACCATCGCGTTTTGGACGGCCTTATTTGCGGCCGCTTCCTCGCGCGTGTGAAAGAAATTTTGGAAAACGTATCAAAAGACAATACGCCGATTTATTAATGGCACCTCCGCCGCCATTTTGCATGCGGCGGGGGTGTTTTGCTGTGAATATCTTCCGCAAATCGATCGTTAATTCAGGAAAAACTGTTTTTCCCATTTTCCTTGCTGGATTTAGAAACGGATTCTGTTTTCTTCATTGCTAGAACTATGCAATATATACTACAATAAAAATAAAAATGTCATTAATATTTCTAAAAGTGCAAAAGAAAGCGGTTTCTTGTGGATGGGGGAAAGCGCTGAAAAGGGGGAGAACATAGTGAGTGATATTTCGACGATGAAAAATGTGACGTTTCCCATTCCAAGTTTCACGGAGTGGGAACAGGCAGTCGAGAAGTCGTTAAAAGGAAAGCCATTCGAAAAATTGTATTCGACTACGTATGAAAATATCATCATTAAACCCATTTATACGCGCCGTGACATAGAGTCGCTTGCGCATGTCGAACAGTATCCGGGGTTTCCGGGCTATGTTCGCGGCACCAGACCAAACGGCTATATTCAAGAACCTTGGAAAGTAAGCCAAGAAATTTCCGCAACCAGTCCGCAAGAATGGAACGAGATCGTTAAGCATGACTTGGCAAAAGGACAAACAGAAATCCATATCGTTTTGGATCGGTTAGGGTTTCCAGTGATATCGCTTGATGATATGGAAATCATGTTTTCGGATATTTCTTTGGATCAATATTCGCTTCGCGTCGACGCTGGGGCACAATCGCTTTCCTTTTTTGCACTGTTTGCCGCTTATTTGCAAAAACGGCAAATGCCGTTTGCCGCAGTGCACGGAACGATTGGGATGGATCCTATCGGTACGCTAGCGGAAACAGGGCATCTCTCATTCTCGCTTGCGTCATTGTACGATGTGATGGCAGATGCGGTGCAATGGGCAAAAAATAATATGCCGCACGTAAAAACGATCATCGTCCGCGGTGAGCCGTATCATAACGGCGGAGCGAACGCCATTCAAGAATTAGCCTTCGCGTTTTCGACAGCGGTCGAGTATATAAATGCATGTTTAGACAGAGGCTTGATGATCGATGATATCGCATCGCGAATCCAATTTTCATTCGCGATCGGTTCGAACTTTTTTATGGAGATCGCAAAGCTTCGTGCGGCGAGGCTTGTTTGGTCAAACATCGTGCAGGCGTTCGGAGGCAGTGAGCGAGCGCAAAAAATCGCGATGCATGCACGCACATCTTATTTTACGAAAACAATTTACGATCCGTATGTCAACATGCTTCGCGCGACGGCAGAAGCATTTGCCGCGACGGTTGGCGGCGCCGACAGCCTTCACGTTTCCCCGTTTGACGAGGCGATCGGACCAGCTGATGAATTTTCAAGAAGAATCGCCCGCAACACGCAGCTCATTTTGCTGGAAGAAGCACATATCGCTAATGTCATCGATCCGGCTGGCGGCTCATACTATGTGGAAATGTTGACAGCGAAAGTAGCGGAAGAATCATGGAGGCTGTTTCAGCAAATCGAAGGAAAAGGCGGCATCGTGAAAGCGCTTCAAGACGGGGTTGTGCAAGCGGAAGTAGAAAACGTTGCCAAGCAGCGGAGAGATAATGTGAAAAAGCGAAAAGAAAAAATTGTCGGAACGAACTTTTATGCCAACTTAGCGGAAACACCTATACAAAAAGCGAACGAAAGCGGCGAAAAACCTCTCTCACTTTTAAGAATCGATGAAGAAAACGTTGTCCAACTGCAAGAAGGATTCCGTGAAAAACGATGGATCGCAACAGCGGTTTTTATGGCGGCTCGCCGAGCAACCGCTCGGGAAATTGAAGCGGCGTTAAAAGGCGATGGAACATCGCTAAACGTCGAGCCGATTCCACAATGGAGACTTGCCGAACCGTTCGAACAGCTGCGCAAAGCTGCCGAAGCCCATTTAGAAAAATACGGTGCTCGGCCTACCGTTCATCTTATCAATATCGGAAACATTCCAAACTATAAAGCGCGCGCTGATTTTATCACCGGCTTTTTTGAGGCTGGCGGCGTGGCTGTGTCTAAAAGCGAAGGATACCATACCGCAGAGGAAGCGGTGTCAGGAGCCCTTGAAGCAAACGGCACGCATTATATTATTTGCGGCTCAGATGAAAGCTACACGGACATGGTTCCGGCCATCGCGAAAGCGTTAAAGCAAACGAATTCAAACGTAAAACTATACGTGGCTGGAAAGCAAGCACCAGATGTAGAACAATCTTTCGCGCAAGCTGGCGTGGATGGTTTTCTTCATATCGGTTCAAACTGTTATGAAACGATTGTGTCGTTTATGAAAGAAATGGGGGTGGCCCTTGATGAGTAGAAAAGTCGATTTTACGAACGTCTCGTTGCGCATGACGGAGAAAATGGCGGATGAACAGCAATGGAAGCGGGCGATCGAAGAAAAAGTGCGCGCGTCGATCGATGACCTGTTGTTTCAAACGAATGAGCACATTGCCATTAAGCCGCTTTATACGAAAAAAGATATCGAAGGTTTTGACTTTCTCGATTATATGCCAGGAATCCCGCCGTATTTGCGCGGGCCGTATCCGTCGATGTATGTGAATCGGCCGTGGACGATCCGGCAATATGCGGGATTTTCGACAGCAGAAGAAAGCAATGCGTTTTACCGCCGCAATTTGGCGATGGGGCAAAAAGGGCTGTCCGTCGCCTTTGACCTTGCGACCCACCGCGGCTATGACTCCGATCATCCGCGCGTCGTCGGCGACGTCGGCAAAGCGGGGGTAGCGATCGACTCGGTGTTAGATATGAAAATTTTGTTTGATGGCATTCCGCTTGACCAAATGTCGGTATCGATGACGATGAACGGCGCGGTGCTGCCGATTATGGCGTTTTACATCGTCACGGCGGAAGAGCAAGGTGTTACGCAAGACAAACTTTCCGGGACGATTCAAAACGATATTTTAAAAGAATATATGGTGCGCAACACCTATATTTACCCGCCGGAAACGTCGATGCGCATTATCGCGGATATTTTTGAGTATACGTCTAAATATATGCCGAAATTTAACAGCATCAGCATTTCCGGCTACCATATGCAAGAAGCGGGGGCGCCGGCCGATATTGAATTGGCGTATACGCTCGCTGACGGATTGGAATATGTTCGCACAGGATTGAAGGCGGGCATCGACATTGACTCATTCGCGCCGAGATTATCGTTTTTCTGGGCGATTGGCATGAACTATTTCATGGAAGTCGCGAAACTGCGCGCGGCACGCATCATGTGGGCGAAAATGATGAAAACATTCAACCCGAAAAATCCGAAATCGCTTGCATTGCGGACACATTCGCAAACATCGGGGTGGAGCTTGACCGAGCAGGACCCGTTTAACAATGTCGTGCGCACGCTGATCGAAGCGCACGCTGCTGCGCTCGGCCATACGCAGTCGCTCCATACGAACGCGCTCGATGAAGCGATTGCGCTGCCGACCGATTTTTCAGCACGCATCGCCCGCAATACACAGCTGTATTTGCAAGATGAAACCGGCATCTGCAATGTCATCGACCCGTGGGCTGGCTCCTACTACGTCGAGACGTTAACGAACGAATTAATGAACCGCGCGTGGAAGCATATTGAAGAAATCGAGAGCCTTGGCGGCATGGCGAAAGCGATTGAAACGGGAATCCCGAAGATGCGCATTGAAGAAGCGGCGGCAAGACGCCAAGCGAGAATCGATTCCGGCGCGGAAACGATTATCGGCGTCAATAAATACCGTCCGGAAAAAGAAGAACCGATCGAAATTTTAGAAGTCGACAATACAGCGGTGCGGATGCGCCAGATTGAAAGATTAAAACAGCTGCGCGCCTCGCGCGATGAGCAAAAGGTTCAAGAAGCGCTTGACGCGATTACGAGAGCGACGGAAACGGGAGAAGGAAACTTGCTTGAATTGGCCGTGCAGGCGGCACGCGCCCGCGCGACATTAGGGGAAATTTCTTACGCGATTGAAAAAGTGGCGAAGCGCCATAAAGCGGTAATCCGCTCGATTATCGGCGTGTACAGTTCCGAATTCCAAAACGAAGAGCAATTTAAGCGCGTCAAAAAAATGACCGATGAATTTTATGAATTGGAAGGGCGCCGCCCTCGGATTATGATCGCAAAAATGGGTCAGGACGGCCATGACCGCGGGGCGAAAGTGATCGCGACGGCGTTTGCCGATTTAGGCTTTGACGTTGACATCGGCCCGCTGTTCCAAACGCCGGAAGAAACGGCACGCCAGGCGGTTGAAAACGACGTCCATGTCGTCGGGATCAGCTCGCTCGCCGGCGGGCATAAGACGTTGCTGCCGCAGTTGGTG contains:
- the scpA gene encoding methylmalonyl-CoA mutase; the protein is MSRKVDFTNVSLRMTEKMADEQQWKRAIEEKVRASIDDLLFQTNEHIAIKPLYTKKDIEGFDFLDYMPGIPPYLRGPYPSMYVNRPWTIRQYAGFSTAEESNAFYRRNLAMGQKGLSVAFDLATHRGYDSDHPRVVGDVGKAGVAIDSVLDMKILFDGIPLDQMSVSMTMNGAVLPIMAFYIVTAEEQGVTQDKLSGTIQNDILKEYMVRNTYIYPPETSMRIIADIFEYTSKYMPKFNSISISGYHMQEAGAPADIELAYTLADGLEYVRTGLKAGIDIDSFAPRLSFFWAIGMNYFMEVAKLRAARIMWAKMMKTFNPKNPKSLALRTHSQTSGWSLTEQDPFNNVVRTLIEAHAAALGHTQSLHTNALDEAIALPTDFSARIARNTQLYLQDETGICNVIDPWAGSYYVETLTNELMNRAWKHIEEIESLGGMAKAIETGIPKMRIEEAAARRQARIDSGAETIIGVNKYRPEKEEPIEILEVDNTAVRMRQIERLKQLRASRDEQKVQEALDAITRATETGEGNLLELAVQAARARATLGEISYAIEKVAKRHKAVIRSIIGVYSSEFQNEEQFKRVKKMTDEFYELEGRRPRIMIAKMGQDGHDRGAKVIATAFADLGFDVDIGPLFQTPEETARQAVENDVHVVGISSLAGGHKTLLPQLVEELRKLGREDIIVVVGGVIPPQDYEFLYRHGASAIFGPGTVIPAAAEKVLEEIYKRLGYEEVSQ
- a CDS encoding dihydrolipoamide acetyltransferase family protein, which produces MAIEPITMPQLGESVTEGTISKWLVSAGDKVNKYDPIAEVMTDKVNAEIPSSFTGVIKEIVASEGETLRVGAVICTIEVEALDQEAQIEEKQEEARKEEQAAASEPKKPTKAKGRYSPAVLRLAREYSIDLAQVQGTGLGGRITRKDLLKLIESGNIPKASASQPAPQPTLAQEAKKAEQAAVLKQPEASSVPVHAGDVEIPVTPVRRAIAANMLRSKHEVPHAWMMVEADVTNLVAYRDAIKDEFKKREGFNLTYFAFFVKAVAQALKEFPQLNSMWAGDKIVQKKDINISIAVAADDALFVPVIKHADEKSIKGIAREIAELAAKARTGRLRPEDMQGGTFTVNNTGSFGSVQSMGIINYPQAAILQVESIVKRPVVKDGMIAIRDMVNLCLSLDHRVLDGLICGRFLARVKEILENVSKDNTPIY
- a CDS encoding alpha-ketoacid dehydrogenase subunit beta translates to MPVISYIDAVTMAIREEMERDPRVFILGEDVGKKGGVFKATQGLYEQFGEERVIDTPLSESAIVGVGIGAAMYGLRPIVEIQFADFIMPAVNQIISEAARIRYRSNNDWNCPIVIRAPYGGGIHGALYHSQSVEAIFANQPGLKIVMPSTPYDVKGLLKAAIRDEDPVLFFEHKRAYRLIKGEVPEDDYVLPIGKADVKREGDDITVITYGLCVHFALEAAERVAQDGISAHILDLRTVYPLDKEAIIEAASKTGKVLLITEDNKEGSVISEVAAIIAEHCLFDLDAPIMRLAGPDVPAMPYAPTMEKFFMVNPDKVEKAMRELAAF
- a CDS encoding thiamine pyrophosphate-dependent dehydrogenase E1 component subunit alpha, which encodes MAENRHQALGLSDEAVLQMYETMLLARKIDERMWLLNRAGKIPFVISCQGQEAAQVGAAFALDRTKDYVLPYYRDMGVVLTFGMTPKELMLSAFAKAEDPNSGGRQMPGHFGKKKNRIVTGSSPVTTQVPHAVGIALAAKMEKKDFIAFVTFGEGSSNQGDFHEGANFAGVHKLPVIFMCENNKYAISVPISKQLACEKVSDRAIGYGMPGYTVDGNDPLEVYKVVKEAADRARRGEGPTLIETVSYRLTSHSSDDDQRAYRSEEELAEARAKDPIISFAKYLKEVGVLTDELEKEIRDRVMKQVDEATDYAEKAPYAEPEQALKYVYAEK
- the lpdA gene encoding dihydrolipoyl dehydrogenase, yielding MAKEYDLVILGGGTGGYVAAIRASQLGLKTAVVEKGKLGGTCLHAGCIPSKALLRSAEVYAQTKNSEAFGVIAGDVRLDFAKVQARKFAIVEQLHKGVQHLMKKGKIDVYAGFGRILGPSIFSPMPGTISVEMNDGTENEMLVPKNVIIATGSRPRTLPGLEIDGEFVITSDEALQMETLPSSMIIVGGGAIGIEWASMLNDFGVDVTVLEYADRILPAEDLDVSKELEKLLKRRGIAIVTEAKVLPETLEKGSRVTIRAEHKGEQKTFTAEKILVSVGRQANIEGIGLENTDIVIENGVIQTNEFYQTKEPHIYAIGDVIGGLQLAHVASHEGIVAVEHIAGQNPFPIDYTMIAKCVYSRPEVASVGLTEEEAKAKGYEVKVGKFPFKAIGKALVFGEAEGFVKIVADQKTNDLLGVHMVGPHVTDMISEAGLARVLDATPWEVAHAIHPHPTLSEAMAEAALAVDGNAIHF
- a CDS encoding methylmalonyl-CoA mutase family protein, with amino-acid sequence MSDISTMKNVTFPIPSFTEWEQAVEKSLKGKPFEKLYSTTYENIIIKPIYTRRDIESLAHVEQYPGFPGYVRGTRPNGYIQEPWKVSQEISATSPQEWNEIVKHDLAKGQTEIHIVLDRLGFPVISLDDMEIMFSDISLDQYSLRVDAGAQSLSFFALFAAYLQKRQMPFAAVHGTIGMDPIGTLAETGHLSFSLASLYDVMADAVQWAKNNMPHVKTIIVRGEPYHNGGANAIQELAFAFSTAVEYINACLDRGLMIDDIASRIQFSFAIGSNFFMEIAKLRAARLVWSNIVQAFGGSERAQKIAMHARTSYFTKTIYDPYVNMLRATAEAFAATVGGADSLHVSPFDEAIGPADEFSRRIARNTQLILLEEAHIANVIDPAGGSYYVEMLTAKVAEESWRLFQQIEGKGGIVKALQDGVVQAEVENVAKQRRDNVKKRKEKIVGTNFYANLAETPIQKANESGEKPLSLLRIDEENVVQLQEGFREKRWIATAVFMAARRATAREIEAALKGDGTSLNVEPIPQWRLAEPFEQLRKAAEAHLEKYGARPTVHLINIGNIPNYKARADFITGFFEAGGVAVSKSEGYHTAEEAVSGALEANGTHYIICGSDESYTDMVPAIAKALKQTNSNVKLYVAGKQAPDVEQSFAQAGVDGFLHIGSNCYETIVSFMKEMGVALDE